In Caldicellulosiruptor morganii, the following proteins share a genomic window:
- a CDS encoding DHH family phosphoesterase has product MIESKIVNCLLNSDGIAIVSHENPDGDCIGSMLALYLALTKKGKSVRMFLKNNIPKNLSFLPAVDKIEIKEKLEEMFDVLVLLDTGELERTGIKNIQNCYKKLINIDHHITSEGIGDYYYINSSAAATGEIIYQLVKLMGIDSDKDIATCLYTSIFTDTGGFRYSNTTSITHQIAGDLINMGIDFVYIINRVFEEMSLSKFNLLKDALQTLELFEDGKIAFLTITRQMLEKNNASRDETENIINFAKNIEGVEVAALFIEEDDRTKVSLRSKYYVDVATISREFGGGGHPRAAGFSMNNSDISQIKKRLLQRLKSDVK; this is encoded by the coding sequence TTGATAGAGAGCAAGATTGTAAACTGTCTTTTGAATTCAGATGGAATTGCAATTGTATCACATGAAAATCCTGACGGAGATTGTATAGGTTCTATGCTTGCGCTTTACCTTGCACTGACCAAAAAAGGGAAAAGTGTAAGGATGTTTTTGAAAAATAATATCCCCAAAAATCTTTCATTTTTGCCTGCTGTAGATAAAATTGAGATAAAAGAAAAATTGGAAGAGATGTTTGATGTTTTGGTTCTCCTTGACACTGGGGAGCTTGAAAGAACAGGCATTAAGAATATTCAAAACTGTTATAAAAAGCTTATTAATATTGATCATCATATAACAAGTGAAGGAATAGGAGATTACTATTATATAAACTCATCGGCTGCAGCAACCGGTGAGATAATATACCAGCTGGTAAAGCTTATGGGTATTGATAGTGATAAAGACATAGCAACCTGTCTTTATACAAGTATTTTTACCGATACAGGTGGATTTAGATATTCAAACACTACATCTATAACCCACCAGATTGCAGGTGACCTGATAAATATGGGGATTGACTTTGTATACATTATCAACAGGGTATTTGAAGAGATGAGTCTTTCTAAATTTAATCTTTTGAAAGATGCTCTCCAGACTTTAGAACTTTTTGAAGACGGTAAAATAGCTTTTCTGACAATTACAAGGCAGATGCTTGAAAAAAACAATGCTTCACGGGATGAAACAGAAAATATTATAAATTTTGCAAAGAACATTGAAGGCGTTGAAGTGGCTGCCCTGTTTATTGAAGAGGATGATAGAACAAAGGTAAGTCTTAGGTCAAAGTACTATGTGGATGTTGCAACAATTTCCAGAGAGTTTGGAGGAGGGGGTCATCCCAGGGCAGCCGGTTTTAGCATGAACAATAGTGATATAAGCCAGATCAAGAAAAGACTACTGCAAAGACTTAAAAGTGATGTGAAATGA